The nucleotide sequence TTGTTATTGCAAACCATGCGTCAACCCAAAGTGGGCCAACCTGGTCGACCGGCCTCCATCGTGTTTGCACCCTCCTGTGCGCCACCCGGCATTGGCGAAAACGATGACTGGATGATGGTCGGCGACGATCGTCTGGAACAGCTGTTTACCGAGATGATCGGGGACATGCTGTTAGCCCAAAGCTCCGTGTCTCGCCCCTTGGTCAAGATCGATGGGATCACGCATGACCAACTTGCCGATCTTTATGATGCCGCGGCCGAATTTTATCTTGCCAAACCATGGCATTCGGTCCCCGGCGATACGCTGATCACGGTCTATGATGACAGCACCCCTGGTGCGAGCAATCGAGTCGCCAGTGTGATGGGACAAATGGGTCAAGAATTTGGGATCAATATCTTTGACGACGAGTCCGCCGCGCGGGCATTGTTTGAAAGTATGGACCCCACCACGATACGTGGTTTGGCGGTCAATTATGGCGAAGCCCGAGACTGCATTCCTGTCGATGCATGGAATCTGGAACGATACGGCTGGTCGTTGGCCTCACCCCAGGCATACCCACTGATCACGCGAATCGCGGCCGATTCGCAAGGCCCCAGTTATCAGTGTCCCGATTCGGCGGACGAACTCCTCTACCTGACCCGAGTCCTCCGCACGTTGCCGGCATATCTGAACGATCAGACGCCGGATCCCTCCTTCGGGCTTCACTACGGCCGGCTGTAACCGCTCGATCGGCCTCCCACACGTATTCGCCAGACATTCCCGAGGCCTCACGGCCGACGGCTCACTGTCAGCCGTGATCGCGTCAGCGTCCGGGAAACCACCACCACCCCGTGAGCCGTGACGCGTCAGCGGCCGGGAAACAACCACCGCCCCGTTAGCCGTGATCGCGTCAGCGGCCGGGAATTAACCACCACCCCGTGAGCCGTGATCGCGTCAGCGGCCGGGACACCCTCCATCACCCATTTCCCGAGGCCTCACGGCCGGCGGCTCACCGTAAGCCGTGACGCGTCAGCGGCCGGAACATCCCCCATCCCTACTTCACCGATGAACGATTCCCCGCTCGGCCTGTTCATCACCTGGACCGTCTATGGCACCTTCCTTCCCGGCGACGCCCGCCATTGGCGTCACCGCACCGGCGGAGAGCAACCATCGAGTGCTGGGCTGCAACGTTGGAACCAGCAACGACTTAATCATCCAGTCGTTCTCCTTAACGACGACATGCGACAGGTGGTGAACGACTCCATCGCGGGAATGACCGACTTTCGCGACTGGACGATCTGGAACATCCAAGCACGCACCAATCACGTCCATATCGTCGTTAGTGCACCCGGGTATCGGCCCGCTTTAGTGCGTGACCAGATGAAGGCGCAGGCCACACGGGGATTGCGTCGATCGTTCCCCGTGTTTGTTGACCGCCCGGTCTGGACCACCAAAGGCGACGTTCAATATTTGGACAGGGAAGCCGATATCGAAACGTGCGTCCGCTACCTGACCGAAGCGCAAGACCGCAAGGGCCGCGACCAATGAGCCGTGACCGCGTCAGCGGCCGGGAAACCAGCACCCATTCCCGAGGCCTCACGGCCGGCGGCTCACTGTAAGCCGTGACCGCGTCAGCGGCCGGGAAACCAACACCACCCCGTGAGCCGTGATCGCGTCAGCGGCCGGAAACCACCACCGCCATCCAGCGCCCAATTCCCGAGGCCTCACGACCGGCGGCTCACACCGTTAGCCGTGACCGCGTTAGCGGCCGGGAAGCACCACCATCCACTCCCGAGGCCTCACGGCCGGCGGCTCACTGTTAGCTGTGACGCGTTAGCGGCCGGGAAACCAAACCTTAAACATCGGCCGGCGGCGCACCGTGAGCCGTGACGCGTCAGCGGCCGGGAAACCAAACACGCCACCCAGCACCCATTCCCGAGGCCTCACGGCCGGCGGCTCACTGTGATCCGGCACCGAATTGACCATTTACCTTGCGTCGGAATCGACCGAACAGCACCACGGCGAGGCCGCCCAAAAATGCTGACGGTTCCGGAACCGCCACGGCGAAGACACTCATGCGTGCATCGCCGGCCTGTTGCAAATTGATTTGCACATCCACCAAGCGTTCCTCTGTAATGGGAGCGGCCGTTTGCATCAGATTGCCATCCACATCCAGGTGATCCAGTCCCAAATTGTGTCCGATCTCGTGCGAAATCAACATCGCGGCGACTTGATTGCCCAGCGGCTGGCCTCCGCTCATAGCGCCGGGCAAATCCTCTCCGATAAAGATGGTGCTAGCCGGGTACGGAAAATCACTCCCCGAAACGATGTATTGAGCCAGCCCGGCGGCGGATAAAGGCGACGACTCGGGATGTCCCGGGCTGACCCGCACAATAAACATGTTCAGCGCCATTGGATTTGTACTGGTCACGCCATCGTCGATGCCGTCGGACCGAATCTGGCTGAGGTCGCCCGTTGGTCGCGTCGGGGTTCCATTGACGGTCGGATAGGGAGTCGTACCGACGTTGGCAAACGTATCGTTCCAATGGTTGGGACTAAGGAAATCAATGTCGATTCCAGCCTGTCCCCAGATTTGATCGATGACCGATTCGATGGCCGACGCTTGGCCGTCCCCCATGAACGTTGCCGTATTTGATCCATCATCATTCGAAACGATCACCGGCTGAACGGTCACCCGATGCGTGATCGAGACCTGGGGATTGATGACCAAAGCGCCGTGGGTGTCACTGGTCAACGTCCCCCACAGCATCATCGCGCAGCCAAACGCAAACCGCGTCGTTGGACACCCAATGGCCGCCACGAATCTTTGCCGGATGCGACGACGTTTCCCATTCACAACGAACATCTCACCTTGCCTTTGAGTCATCCGGATAGGTCATCAGACATTGCGACGTATCGGGTCACACGTCGCGCAGAAAAAAACTCGCGGGCATCGATCACCCGCGAGTCACATTTGTCTTTTACTTACATTGGCACAAATCAACTGCGGTCGTGTAAACCGCAGATGCAGCGATCAAGCCACCGACTTGCGTTTCCGCCATCGACGACCGGCAACCCCAGCACCGATCAAACCACAAAGGGCAAAGGTCCCGGGTTCCGGAACGGCCACAACTCCAGGAGATATACCTGCATAACCGTTCTCAAAGGCTCCTGTAATTCCAACTGTCTGATCAGCTGGCTCGAAATCAACTACAAACGAATCACCGACGGCGATCGGATCTGCATACGAAAAATTAACCGTTGCAAATGTAATGTCTGTCGCCATTAAACTGGTTCCTCCTGAAAACAGATCGCCAGTACCCTGTAGGACAATCGAACTAGGATCAGTAACAACACCGGTTGAAGGTGGTGCCAAAAACTGGAATCCTGCCCCAGCAACAATGCTATCAATCGTCAACGTGTTTGACGTGCTCAAACTACCCTGAAAATTTGAAAACCGCAGATCGAGATCAAATGATCCGACAGCAGCCGGTCCGTCGGTGGTGCGTACACCAATTACGAACGAGCCAGCATCCAAACTAGCATTAAAAACCTCTGGCTGAACGGTGAATACAGCGTTTCCAAAGGTTGAACCAGCTACCACCACCGTAGCGGCGAGAGCCGAAATCACGCGGGAAAGCAGTCTCATCAGCGATATCTCCAAAAACAAGTTGAATGTCGTGTGGTCTAGTGAAGAGAGGCTACTCTCCCCCCAAATCGAAACTAATCAGAAGCGAAACTAGGTTTCTCCCTAGTCTAAAAGTGTTCAAAAAATCGTCGAAATTGATTCTTCCAACTCCTCAGAAAGCAGATCTTCGTCATCTTCGGAACCGAAAAACGCATCAACGCTAGCAGCAAATGGCGAGGCCGGTGGTGGAAGTACCTCGTTCAGCTCGCCGACAAGGAATCCTAAATCCAAAAAGTCGACGTCTCCATTCCCATTCAAATCGGTGGTGAACAGGTATCCTGGATCACCAGCAGAGGTTCCGAGAGAACCTACCAATCCGCCTAAATCAAGGAAATCTACTTTGCCCAGCAAATCGGAGTCCGCGAGGAAACTCGCATTGCCAGGGGATACTGCGAAGTCATACACGAAGTCGCCGCCATCCAGAGCAAGCCCCGACTGACTTTGAATCGCGTCTTCCACCCTGACACTATATCGATCAAGTGGCAAATCAGAATTCAAAGTCAACTTAGCAATAAAGTTTGCCGAATCGTACTCAACCTTAACGATAGACACACCTCCAAGGTCGGACGCGAAATCGAAGTCACCAATCGTGAGTGCCCCCCCTGCGCCGGAGCCTTCGACGTGCTTACTGAACTGAACAATCACCTGGTTGATGTTAGCCCAAGATAATGGGTTAGTCGATCCCGATGAACCGATCGGCAATTCGTAACCAAGCCCAACCCCAGCATCAATCGCTTCGAGGAAACCAGGTTCCCATCGAGGAACCGTAGGTTCAAGTGGATCAGCTGGGTCGCTTGGCGGCACAACCGATGCAAGACGCACAGAAACCACTTCTGGTGAGGATCCCAAGTCGATGATGAGATTTCCATTCGTCGTTTCGAACTGCCCTGGTTCGAGCGGCCCCGCCTGACCAGGCCCGAATGCTTCTTCTTCGCCGCTCAAAATAACCCCACCGGAAAGCTCGATGGTTTGTCCCGCTACCTGGATCGTATAGGCACCTGGATCAATTCCTTCAAAATCGAATCGTCCACTCGAATCTGTTTGCACCGTCGTTGTGTCGCTGACGCCTACCAAGTGGACGTCTAATCCAACCACCCCTGCACCATCTCCGAACACGATTCCGTGAACCGATCCGTCGATGTCACCCGCGAAGATCAGTCCTGGATCCACTTCTTCGACCTGACCGGGGCCAACATCACCTTCGCCGGGTGCGTAAGCGACTTCCACACCAGAACCGACCTGCGGTGAGTATACGAAGAACTCACCGTCGGCCGTGGTGACCGTAAAGCTGCCCGAGGGGAAGCTGTCACGGGGATCAATGTCTTCAAAATGGAACTCGCCATCGGGCCCCGTGATGGTTGTATCCAGCACACCTGCCGGACCACGTAATTGAACCGTGATACCGGGTTGCGGCGTCACACCATCCGCACCGGTTCGGATACCGTGGATGCTACCGCTGATCAAGTTTTCAACCGCAAGCGCGGCTTTGGTCGATTCACTTTGCAATCCTTCGTAAAGCGAAGCGGTTCCAGATGCATCGGTCACAACAGTTGCGTGTGGCACAACCACGACCACGGGGCTAAACGATTCCAAAACGTTTCCGTTGACCGTGCCGCCGACCGGCTCCATCACTGTATACATTCCCGGATCAACATCGCCGAAATCGTAACGACCATTGGCATCGGTCACCGAAGTGGCGACCAGATCTCCATTCATATCTCGCAACTCGAGCAAGATCCCCGGAGCCGGACGATCGCTATCTGCTTGCGTCTTCGTGCCCTCGACACCTCCGGCGTAATAATTTCCAAAGACCAGACTGTCACCAACGTTGACTTCGGTCTTCAGCGGATTGACCGCATAGGTCAAGTTATCCAGCAGCACCGTGATCGGAACCACGCTGCCCAAGCCGGCGGCCTGGACACTTGCGATCGGCTGCCCGATATCAGAACTGGACAGGCTCAGGGTCACCGTTTCGCCAACCGACATCAGTGGTGTTTGGACGAAGGAGATGACGTTGCCGAAGGTGTCAAATGCTACCAGTTGGCCAACATCACCATTACTATTGGCAATGACATCGATACTGACTTCATCGACTGGCGTGTCAAAATCGGCATTGAGGATCGGGCCGTCGTTGGACGAGAACCCGGTATTTCCACCCGCGTTGGCGTAGACAAATGAACCAGCGATCGGGGAGAAACCGACGGTGATTCCGCTGCCATTGCGTGCATTTGTCAATTCAACCCCGGCAAAGGCATTCTGAATGTCGTCACCAAAGCCCAACGACGGATCCGAATCAGGATCAGCCGACTGTGTGTTGGCAATTCCCGACACGCCATCAGCGTACACGTACTCCTGACGACTTTGAATAGTCACCGTGAAGCTGATCGGTGTCGATGCACGCAATCCTTCCTGGTCATCCGGGGTTCCATTGCCCTCCGGGAAACCGTTGCCGTCCACGTCGTTTCGATCCACCAGATCGAGACGTTCGATCACGGTGTAAGATCCTGGCACCAGGTTTTCGAAGTCGAACCCACCCTGTGCATCGGTGTAAACCACACCATTACCCGATCCAATCGCATTACCGAATGCGTCAGTGAGAACCGGGTTGCCGCCGGAATCCAGCAACTCAAATGCGGCAAGCTGGAATGGTCCTTCACCGACATCCTGAACTCCGTCGGCATCGAGGTCGAGGAATTTATAGCCGTGAATGCTCCCGGCGACATAGTTGCCATACCGAATCGGGTCCCCAGTGCTGGTCACCGTGGCTGACTGATCAGCAATAACGTCGATGATCAGATCCGGAGTGGACTGAACCATCCCTTGATCGGCATCGGCAATTCCATCGCCATTGCTATCGGAAACGGACAGGTCCTCAATCACCTTATAAGTTCCGGGACGCAATCCTGAGAGCGTAAAGATGCCATTTGCATCACTGGATCCCATCACCGGCATGC is from Crateriforma conspicua and encodes:
- a CDS encoding transposase, producing the protein MNDSPLGLFITWTVYGTFLPGDARHWRHRTGGEQPSSAGLQRWNQQRLNHPVVLLNDDMRQVVNDSIAGMTDFRDWTIWNIQARTNHVHIVVSAPGYRPALVRDQMKAQATRGLRRSFPVFVDRPVWTTKGDVQYLDREADIETCVRYLTEAQDRKGRDQ
- a CDS encoding zinc metalloprotease, with translation MMLWGTLTSDTHGALVINPQVSITHRVTVQPVIVSNDDGSNTATFMGDGQASAIESVIDQIWGQAGIDIDFLSPNHWNDTFANVGTTPYPTVNGTPTRPTGDLSQIRSDGIDDGVTSTNPMALNMFIVRVSPGHPESSPLSAAGLAQYIVSGSDFPYPASTIFIGEDLPGAMSGGQPLGNQVAAMLISHEIGHNLGLDHLDVDGNLMQTAAPITEERLVDVQINLQQAGDARMSVFAVAVPEPSAFLGGLAVVLFGRFRRKVNGQFGAGSQ
- a CDS encoding PEP-CTERM sorting domain-containing protein (PEP-CTERM proteins occur, often in large numbers, in the proteomes of bacteria that also encode an exosortase, a predicted intramembrane cysteine proteinase. The presence of a PEP-CTERM domain at a protein's C-terminus predicts cleavage within the sorting domain, followed by covalent anchoring to some some component of the (usually Gram-negative) cell surface. Many PEP-CTERM proteins exhibit an unusual sequence composition that includes large numbers of potential glycosylation sites. Expression of one such protein has been shown restore the ability of a bacterium to form floc, a type of biofilm.), whose amino-acid sequence is MRLLSRVISALAATVVVAGSTFGNAVFTVQPEVFNASLDAGSFVIGVRTTDGPAAVGSFDLDLRFSNFQGSLSTSNTLTIDSIVAGAGFQFLAPPSTGVVTDPSSIVLQGTGDLFSGGTSLMATDITFATVNFSYADPIAVGDSFVVDFEPADQTVGITGAFENGYAGISPGVVAVPEPGTFALCGLIGAGVAGRRWRKRKSVA